In Sordaria macrospora chromosome 5, complete sequence, a single window of DNA contains:
- a CDS encoding mitochondrial 54S ribosomal protein uL16m, translated as MRGLFSVEGLIGFRRKLLSAVAGKFPPAPTLFGGSQFLETRPCPVRARSSTFAVQLVALPGPRLCARAASGNPYQSSSATGIHPIGPSFRPPSTTTRPRSGPPSIPLITMKHNASLTLLSAFQGLRISSSATPFRAASLATSAVRRPIAPTPVSVASHVRLFSATAVQAGSWLEPNLNRKKKMMKGRPRVPTGGSTKGTTVIWGDYGLRMRDHHRRISAAQLKLAEDTIKQRLRGQKYRLYKRVACNVGVYVSGNEMRMGKGKGSFDHWATRVAVNQIVFEIKGHLHEQVIRDAFRLAGVKLPGLYEFVKKGDPPVVGITKLENGLTVEDLKNPRKKQLLTPEITQSAPNTSSISAPPS; from the exons ATGCGGGGTTTGTTTTCTGTAGAGGGCTTAATTGGATTTCGTCGCAAGCTTCTGTCCGCTGTGGCCGGCAAATTCCCGCCGGCACCGACGCTTTTTGGTGGGTCACAATTTTTGGAGACCCGTCCGTGCCCCGTCCGCGCCCGCAGCAGCACCTTTGCAGTTCAGTTGGTCGCTCTGCCCGGTCCCCGTCTCTGTGCGCGCGCTGCTTCGGGGAATCCGTATCaatcgtcgtcggcgaccGGCATCCATCCAATTGGACCCTCCTTCCGTCCtccgtccaccaccactcgtcCCCGGTCCGGTCCACCCTCGATACCTCTCATAACAATGAAGCACAACGCTTCCTTGACGCTGCTCAGCGCCTTCCAGGGCCTCAGGATATCCTCGTCGGCCACTCCCTTCCGCGCCGCCTCGCTCGCGACCTCTGCCGTCCGCCGTCCGATTGCGCCGACCCCCGTCTCCGTCGCCTCCCATGTTCGCCTATTCTCCGCGACCGCCGTCCAGGCCGGCTCGTGGCTCGagcccaacctcaacagaaagaagaagatgatgaagggaaGGCCCAGAGTGCCGACCGGTGGTTCGACCAAGGGAACAACAGTGATTTGGGGAGACTACGGCCTGCGCATGCGCGATCACCACCGCAGAATCAGCGCCGCACAACTCAAGCTCGCCGAGGACACCATCAAGCAGAGGTTACGTGGTCAAAAGTACCGCCTGTACAAGCGCGTTGCTTGCAACGTCGGTGTGTACGTGAGCGGTAACGAG ATGCGTATGGGTAAGGGTAAGGGTTCGTTCGATCACTGGGCGACCAGAGTTGCCGTCAACCAGATTGTCTTTGAGATCAAGGGACACTTGCACGAACAGGTTATCCGCGATGCCTTCCGTCTGGCCGGAGTCAAGCTTCCAG GTCTGTATGAGTTCGTGAAGAAGGGTGACCCACCAGTGGTTGGTATCACCAAGTTGGAGAACGGTCTCACAGTGGAGGACCTCAAGAATccaaggaagaagcagctcTTGACACCAGAGATCACCCAGAGTGCTCCGAACACATCAAGCatttctgctcctccttcgtAG